Proteins encoded together in one Bos javanicus breed banteng chromosome 6, ARS-OSU_banteng_1.0, whole genome shotgun sequence window:
- the HS3ST1 gene encoding heparan sulfate glucosamine 3-O-sulfotransferase 1, whose amino-acid sequence MAPLLLGAVMLVAQLQLVPSRPAVVPGDEPGLPELVRKAAALQEEISDGAAPNGSAQQLPQTIIIGVRKGGTRALLEMLSLHPDVAAAENEVHFFDWEEHYSQGLGWYLSQMPFSAPHQLTVEKTPAYFTSPKVPERVHGMNPAIRLLLILRDPSERVLSDYTQVFYNHVQKRKPYPSIEEFLVRDGRLNVDYKALNRSLYHLHMQNWLRFFPLRRIHIVDGDRLIRDPFPEIQKVERFLRLSPQINASNFYFNKTKGFYCLRDSGRDRCLHESKGRAHPQVDPRLLNKLHEYFHEPNKKFFELVGRTFDWH is encoded by the coding sequence ATGGCCCCGCTGCTCCTGGGCGCCGTGATGCTGGTGGCCCAGCTCCAGCTAGTGCCTTCCCGCCCCGCGGTGGTGCCAGGGGACGAGCCGGGCCTGCCGGAGCTGGTGCGGAAAGCGGCAGCCCTCCAGGAGGAGATCTCCGACGGCGCAGCCCCCAACGGCTCCGCCCAGCAGCTGCCGCAGACCATCATCATCGGAGTGCGCAAGGGCGGTACCCGCGCACTGTTGGAGATGCTCAGCCTGCATCCGGACGTGGCGGCCGCCGAGAACGAGGTGCACTTCTTCGACTGGGAGGAGCACTACAGCCAAGGCCTGGGCTGGTACCTCAGCCAGATGCCCTTCTCCGCCCCACACCAGCTCACGGTGGAAAAGACCCCTGCGTACTTCACGTCGCCCAAAGTGCCTGAGCGCGTCCACGGCATGAACCCGGCCATCCGGCTGCTGCTTATCCTGCGGGACCCGTCGGAGCGCGTGCTATCCGACTACACGCAAGTGTTCTACAACCACGTGCAGAAGCGCAAGCCCTACCCGTCCATCGAGGAGTTCCTGGTGCGCGACGGCCGCCTCAACGTGGACTACAAGGCTCTCAACCGCAGCCTGTACCACCTGCACATGCAGAACTGGCTGCGTTTCTTCCCGCTGCGCCGCATCCACATCGTGGACGGCGACCGCCTCATCAGGGACCCCTTCCCCGAGATCCAGAAGGTGGAGCGGTTCCTGAGGCTGTCGCCGCAGATCAACGCCTCCAACTTCTACTTTAACAAAACCAAGGGCTTCTACTGCCTGAGGGACAGCGGCCGGGACCGCTGCTTACACGAGTCCAAAGGCCGGGCGCACCCCCAAGTGGACCCCAGACTCCTCAATAAACTGCACGAATATTTTCATGAGCCAAATAAGAAATTCTTTGAGCTTGTCGGCAGAACATTTGActggcactga